AAACCAGTAAACCATATGTtatttctttctgttttttAGGCAAAGGATGGGAAAGTCCATTGGATTCATTGCATTTATGATTTATATAAGAATATGAGATGAAGAATgatagaaaaggaaagaaaaacaaagttaAAATCAAAGCTGTTGATGTCTAAGCATGATGGTTTAATTTCTTGTTTTGCTTGGAGAACTTCAAAGCTGCATTTTGGTTGCACAACATTTTGAGGTTCAGGATGGTAGATGTCAACCCAAGCACAACCAAGATCATGAGGTTGGGCTCCACATAATTAACAGTTTACCTTGCATCATAATGTGGTAAATGGTAATGTAGGTATACCATATAGATCAGTTCACATGGGGGTCTGGAAACCAGTAGTTAGGTGAATCACACGGTGTTGTCACATGTGGCCTTTGGTATCATGGTTTATTCATGCAAGATTCTTTCTTGGGATTACTTTGTTCACATCTAGGGAGGATGTGGAGAGGCTTTTGGGTGAGAAGATGAAGGGGAAGAACCAGAATGATTACAAGGTAATTGGTCTGAAAATTTCCCATTTTGTTGAATTTTTGCCCATTTTAACTGATTTTGTGggaattttatttatattataggGAAAGAGCGAGCAGATGATAAAATACATAAAGAAACTAAGGACTTGTATCAGATGGTTCATGGAGCTTGAAGATGGGTATTTGGCTGATCAGGAGAAACTCAGAAGTATGTTGGATTCTAAAGAGAAAAGGCATGCAGAGATTGGTAAATGTCACTTATGCCTTTTAATTCGGACTGCTAATTGTTCATTGATTGGCTGTTAAAAGAAATCTTTTTTGATTAGAAGTTTGAAGAACTAGGTGTTTGTAGTATTTATTTGGTCGGTTTTTATCTTCTGTAGAGGCTCAGATGAGGGCCAAGGTTGAAGAATTAAATGCAATTATCCAGGACCTTCAGAGGCAGCATGCATCTTTGCTGGAAAGCTTCAGAAAGGAGGAAGCTGACAAATTGATAGATCTTTTGAAAATTTCTAGTTCTTCTGTTAATTGTTTGGCATGTTTCTGATGGCAGATTTGAAAAATGACAGGCCTTCATTAAATCTTATGAGATGGAAAGAGAGGCAAGGATTGCAGTTGAAAATTTGCGGGCAAAATTATCCGAAGAGCTAGAAAAGGTCAATCCAGttctttcctttattttatAACTACTATTGCAAAAATCAATTCTATGTAGTGCTTAATTGTTGCTGAGTGAAACCAAAGGATAAATATATTTAGAAGCACCTTCTAGTGATATTGGATGAAAAAATCTTTTCCATGGGTTCTGTTTTTGAATAGGATAGACGGTCTTAATCTGATATAGCTAGAAGATAACTTGTTTTCGTATGACAATATTATTTCTTAATTGAGTTTACTGTTTACTTTTGTACTCCATGCAGTATAACATTAGATTATCCTTTTAACTGAATGCTGTCCATCTTGTGCGATAGCTATATGCCTTTGCTTCTCCTTACTATAATTGTATAACAGTCGGTGGGGACTCTATTTTGAGAATTGTTTAGGTGTACAGCAGTTCATCTTTAGGTTCTGCAATTCCAGATCCATTAAATACAGAGGTGCTGTAATTTGGAAACAAGCCTAATGTTCTCTGCTAATGGTCGGTCTTTAGATGTCATTCTCGCACACTGAAGTCTTTGTTGGTTATTATGCTCTCAAGTGGAGGTTCATAGTGTGACAGGTTCATCTTGTACTTACAACTATCATACCTTAGGTGGTATTTGAATATCATATTTGAACTAGTTTAATTCCTGAAACTTGGAGCTAAAACCCTCCATACAATAATCTGTTTCTGCCACCCATCTTTCACATCTAATTGGCTCATCATTAAATTTATAAAGACCCAATATCAATCAACTTTTCTATTTTTGTGGTTTGGTTACTGGTTGGAGTttctaaataaaacaaaatgtcCAATTCTGATTGTGGTAGAAATGAAAATAACGCCTTAATAAGAATGACGAAGAGAATATAATAGCATGATCACTTTCCATGTCTTGAATTTACCATCACTAACTTGAATTTATGTGTTTGTTGCATTTAAAGtatttagtttattttctaatgaatattttttaaattgcagGTTTCTTGATTATGAGGTCAGTCACAAAACTATTGCAATCATGCACCAATTTTTCAATGGTCCTTGGTTGTCATGGAGGGAGGTCTCTGCGCATGCTAAAGTTGGAATGCTTCATTATGATTGCTTTTGCCTTAGATGATAGGTCTttgcattcctaggaggaatgaaatctctgttgatCTCTATGACATGCTTTTggattttgattttgatggatttagGACATGTTGATGTCTATTTTGAATGATGTGTTAAATGACTTTTGCGTAATGTTGAATGCCTttgctattaatgatattattattattattattattattatgagccaatcaatgtaccaaatgtaccagATTATTGGAATGTGATCAGTGACCAAATTTGGTTACTGAATTGTTTATCAAGTATTGTAACGAGCAGCCATAAATTTAGTGACAGGATTTTGGTtactaaaaattaattttgctcAGTGAGTTGTGACAAATTAGTAACGGTAATCTTGTTACTAGGTCAGTGACGGGATTAATGACAAATTTAGTAACGAAATTTGTGACCATATTTGTGACGACTAAATCTATCACTGAAGGTTGTGACAGATTAGTGACCAAACTTGTGACCGAATACTGTGACAAAATTAGTGACCAAGTTACCTTCGTCACTAACTCAGCGACTGGATAGTGACGGAAAATatgtaattttttaaatatttaatttttggatttgtAACGGCTTAGTGACGGCGGTTCTGTCACGGTGTTTAGTGACGGGAATCGCCGCCGTCACTAAAAATTTAGtgacgcgtgtttttgtaaccAATTCAGTGACGGGAGCTCCGGTCACAAATTCCGTATTAGTAACCGGAAACACGATATAGTGACGGAAATCTCCGttactatacgcgtgttttctggtagtgacaTCTGCAAACATCTATATAGCACAAACATGATCCTGTGTCTGATTTCTTGAAGGGCATGTTTGCTTTCATAGATGTGGCAGAAGTTGAAGTCTGTCCACTTTGGGTGACTTCAGACACTCCCCTTCCAAAGTTGCTGAAGTCACCTTTTAGTTGTGATGTGGCAAAGTGGGACTTCTGTGGGAAGTTGACTTCAAGACCACTTTGGTGAACCAAGCAACCTAAAGTCCATGCTTCCACCGGAAGCAATCTTTGGGCTGCCAACCTCACCCCAACCAAACATGCCCAAAGTATCACATGGCAGATTCTTTTGGATACCTAGACTCCCTCAGTAATGTTCAAGATATAATTCTTATCAAGAAAGAAAACCATGTTTAGCACTCCCATCTATGTTTCTCAGTCTTTCCATCATCAAGGATCTAGATCCTTGAAGCATTATGCAAGCACCCTCGGGATCTAGCACTCAGTCTCATCATACATGATCAAACTATCTGagatttgaaaataattttgcCACCAGCTAGTCTTTACCAAGATTTCAATACCCATTTAACTTGATCCTCGCTACATTTGCCACAGCTCAACTTACTATTTATTATATGCTCTATTTCAAGTCATTGCACAAGTGCCAAAACTAAAACTAGAAAATGGGTAATGAACACACTACAGAAACTTCACAAAATGTCATAAGCATGCCACAATCATGGAATATACATCTACCAATGTCATCCTTCTGTATTTGACCATGGCAATCTACCCCATTTTATTGCCAATAAATTGGCACTCATCCAACTTACCATCCTTTTGTAAAACAAAGGCAGCATACAAAAACATGATGGTTTTAGAGCATTTCTTGGTTGGTCATTGCAACTACAGCCTCATCTTCATATTTTATTCTATCAAACAATATTCCAGTAGATTTCTTtcaatttaatcaaattattaaCTTTTGAAACAGGGTCGGCGGAACCGTCTCGAACCGGGAAGTTCCAGTCGTACCGAGCCATCCCGGGGTCAGTTCCGGCAACGAAAACAAAATTTATTGCCGgaaggggagaaggagaaggaaagagagaaaaagagcgaaagggggagggagagagagggagaagggggaaggcCGACGGAGGGTCGTGGAGGCTTGCGGAGGGCTGGCGGCGACCGGCGCCCAAGCAGAAGGCGGAGGTCGTGGCCGGGTTCCATGTTTCGTTCTAAATAGGGGTCCGGCCGCTAAAAAATTTCGCAATTTTAAGTGAAATCAAACGAAATAGGGGACCCAGTCGTAGCCTCCGCCTCCTACCCGAGCGTCAGCCTTCGccggcctccctctccccctttctctctttttctctctcccattCGCCCTCTTCCCCGCCTTCTATACTGTGTCAGTATAGGCCCGGCACAGCACGACACGGGCCCATACCGACCCGTGTTGTCGGGCAGCCGGTCCAGTGCCCGATACTGGCATAGCAGACCATGCCTTGAAACCTATTCTTGGTGTAAACCAATTGGACatcaaaataataatgcatgtTGTTGATCCATCATACATGTTTTGATCTAGTCAGTTTTGGTTTTGAACGAATTTTGTTATGG
This portion of the Phoenix dactylifera cultivar Barhee BC4 chromosome 11, palm_55x_up_171113_PBpolish2nd_filt_p, whole genome shotgun sequence genome encodes:
- the LOC103695860 gene encoding kinesin-like protein KIN-14H isoform X3, whose protein sequence is MWPLVSWFIHARFFLGITLFTSREDVERLLGEKMKGKNQNDYKGKSEQMIKYIKKLRTCIRWFMELEDGYLADQEKLRSMLDSKEKRHAEIEAQMRAKVEELNAIIQDLQRQHASLLESFRKEEADKLIDLLKISSSSVNCLACF
- the LOC103695860 gene encoding kinesin-like protein KIN-14H isoform X1, with amino-acid sequence MSSRNQNRPPPTPVFDPTPSPSNVRFFLGITLFTSREDVERLLGEKMKGKNQNDYKGKSEQMIKYIKKLRTCIRWFMELEDGYLADQEKLRSMLDSKEKRHAEIEAQMRAKVEELNAIIQDLQRQHASLLESFRKEEADKLIDLLKISSSSVNCLACF
- the LOC103695860 gene encoding kinesin-like protein KIN-14H isoform X2, whose amino-acid sequence is MSSRNQNRPPPTPVFDPTPSPSNVREDVERLLGEKMKGKNQNDYKGKSEQMIKYIKKLRTCIRWFMELEDGYLADQEKLRSMLDSKEKRHAEIEAQMRAKVEELNAIIQDLQRQHASLLESFRKEEADKLIDLLKISSSSVNCLACF
- the LOC103695860 gene encoding kinesin-like protein KIN-14H isoform X4; this encodes MEDVERLLGEKMKGKNQNDYKGKSEQMIKYIKKLRTCIRWFMELEDGYLADQEKLRSMLDSKEKRHAEIEAQMRAKVEELNAIIQDLQRQHASLLESFRKEEADKLIDLLKISSSSVNCLACF